GTATCTACAAATATCTCTTTTCATAATACTCGATTTAATTATTAACATAAGGCATTCCTGAAGAAAATTTTTCTCTTCAGGTAAAATGTTGTGTTCAGGGCTATTTCACTAATCTAAAGGCATAAACATGAGAAAGATGAAGATTGCATGTATTGGTAATTATGTTCCACGGCAGTGCGGAATTGCAACATTTACCAGAGACCTGGTATCATCAATGATTAATAATGATAAGAAAAATAACATTAAAGCTGATGCCTATATAATTGCAATGAATGATGGAGATCAGAACTACGATTATCCGGAGGAGGTAAAGCAGGTAATTAGGCAGGAAGAACAGGCTGATTACCTAAAGGCTGCGAAGTATATCAATTTCAGTGATGCTAATGTCTGTCTACTACAGCATGAATTTGGAATTTTTGGCGGGGAATGTGGAATATACATTTTGCCCTTAATTCATAGGTTGAATATTCCAATAATTGTTACTTTTCATACTATATTGAAGGAACCAACCTACAGTCAAAAAGCAATTGTGCATGAGATCGGTAAAGAGGCAATGAAGGTCGTAGTAATGAGCAACCTGGCGATTGATTTTTTAACAGATATATACAATGTGCCTAAAGAGAAGATCGCTCTTGTTGAGCATGGTGTCCCTGATATTAGCTTTACGCATAGCAAGCACAATAAAAAAAAATATAATCTGGAAAACAAGAAATCCTTGCTCACCTTTGGACTTCTTAATAGAAATAAGGGCATAGAAACTGTTATTCAAGCATTGCCAAGAGTTGTGGAGAAGCATCCGGAAGTCATTTACATAATATTGGGCAAGACTCATCCTATAGTGTTAAGAGAAACGGGAGAGGAGTACAGGAATTATCTTAAACGCTTAGTGGAGAAGAATAATTTAAGGAATAATGTATATTTCAATGACCGTTATGTGACTAATGAGGAATTGTTTGGCTACTTATCTGCAGTTGATATATACGTCACACCCTATTTAGATGAGACACAGATAACAAGCGGTACTCTATCATATGCTGTAGGGGCTGGCACAGCAGTAATTTCCACCCCATACTGGCATGCAAAGGGACTTTTAGCAGATGGAAGGGGGAAACTATTTGATTTTGGAGACTCAAACGCGCTTGCTGATATTCTGAATGAATTATTAGACAAGCCTTCAGAATTGCTGAAGTTAAAGAAAAAAGCTTATAGATATGGTCGAAAAACGATCTGGCCTGTAATTGGAATTCAATATCTCAAGCTCATCTCAAATTCATTAAAATCATATACATGTAATAAGCTAAAGGAAGAGATAATTATCAATCCTTTATCACTGCCAGCCTTTAGCATTACCCATGTTAAGAGACTAACTGATGATACCGGCATTATTCAACATGCCAAATACAGCATCCCAAATCTAAAAGAGGGTTATTCCCTTGATGATAATGCCCGAGCCCTATTAATGACGATAATGGCTTACAGACAGAAGAAGGATCAGGTTGCGTTAGAGTTGTTGCCGGTCTATTTAAGTTTTATTCATTATATGCAAAATGATGATGGCACATTCAAAAACTTTTTGAGTTTTAGTAGGGATTTTCTTGATGATATCGGATCTGAAGATACCTTCGGTAGAACAATCTGGGCTCTAGGCTATCTTGTTCAATATGCGCCAAATGACGCATATTTCCAGATAGCTAATGAAATGTTTATTAATGCCTATCCAAAATTTACAAAATTGAAGGTTTTAAGGGGAAGGGCAAATACAATAATTGGAATTTGTCATTATCTACACCGTTTTACAAATGATGAAGGCATGAACAAGGTTCTTAGTGAGCTTATAAATATGATCATTGATGAGTATAATCGCAATAAGGATAGCCAATGGCATTGGTTCGAGCCAAGGCTTTTATATGACAATGGTATTATACCTCTCTCTCTATTTCACGCCTATGAGATTACCGGGGATGAGAAGATTCTAGAAGTTGCAAAGGAATCCATGGAATTTCTCGAAAAGATTATTATTAGAGATGGATATTTTTCACTGGTGGGTAATGAAAAATGGTATGTAAAGGGCGAGGAATGTTCCCAATTTGCTCAACAGCCGGTTGATGCCATGGCTATGGTATTGATGTATTATCAGGCCTATGTTGTAACCAGGGATAAGATCTACATTAATCGAATGATTACCTCCTTTATGTGGTTTCATGGTGAAAATGATTTGAGAATTCCATTATATGATTTTGAAACAAATGGATGTTGTGATGGTTTGGAGAGTTATGGCGTTAATAGGAATCAGGGTGCCGAGAGCACCATATCTTATCAAATAGCCCACTTATCTGTTCTTTTTGCATATGAGCAGGAGATACGAGGTGTAAAATAATGTTATTTGTTAAAAGGTATGAAAAAAATCCAATATTAACAAAGGATGATATTCCTTATCCTGTTGCGACTGTACACAATGCAGGAGCAACAAAATATAGGGATAAATATATACTATTATTTCGTTCACATTTACATAATGGACGATGTGTTATAGGATTAGCAGAAAGTGATGATGGATATAATTTCAGTGTAGCTCAAAAACCCTTTATGACGCCTGCAACTAGAGGCGTGTTTAGAGAATATGAAGAATACGGGGTAGAGGATCCGCGCATAACCTTTATGGGTGATGAATATTTGATTACTTACAGCGCCTATTCCAGACATGGTGTGCGCATAGGATTGGCGAAGACAGTGGATTTTAAGGATGTTGAAAGGGTATCTCTAATTACTGAGGCTGATTATAGAAATGTAGTTATATTTCCAAAAAAAATTAATGGGCAATACGTTCGCCTTGACAGACCTCACTCCGAGATCAGTCCATGGTC
This genomic window from Spirochaetota bacterium contains:
- a CDS encoding glycosyltransferase: MKIACIGNYVPRQCGIATFTRDLVSSMINNDKKNNIKADAYIIAMNDGDQNYDYPEEVKQVIRQEEQADYLKAAKYINFSDANVCLLQHEFGIFGGECGIYILPLIHRLNIPIIVTFHTILKEPTYSQKAIVHEIGKEAMKVVVMSNLAIDFLTDIYNVPKEKIALVEHGVPDISFTHSKHNKKKYNLENKKSLLTFGLLNRNKGIETVIQALPRVVEKHPEVIYIILGKTHPIVLRETGEEYRNYLKRLVEKNNLRNNVYFNDRYVTNEELFGYLSAVDIYVTPYLDETQITSGTLSYAVGAGTAVISTPYWHAKGLLADGRGKLFDFGDSNALADILNELLDKPSELLKLKKKAYRYGRKTIWPVIGIQYLKLISNSLKSYTCNKLKEEIIINPLSLPAFSITHVKRLTDDTGIIQHAKYSIPNLKEGYSLDDNARALLMTIMAYRQKKDQVALELLPVYLSFIHYMQNDDGTFKNFLSFSRDFLDDIGSEDTFGRTIWALGYLVQYAPNDAYFQIANEMFINAYPKFTKLKVLRGRANTIIGICHYLHRFTNDEGMNKVLSELINMIIDEYNRNKDSQWHWFEPRLLYDNGIIPLSLFHAYEITGDEKILEVAKESMEFLEKIIIRDGYFSLVGNEKWYVKGEECSQFAQQPVDAMAMVLMYYQAYVVTRDKIYINRMITSFMWFHGENDLRIPLYDFETNGCCDGLESYGVNRNQGAESTISYQIAHLSVLFAYEQEIRGVK
- a CDS encoding glycoside hydrolase family 130 protein; the encoded protein is MLFVKRYEKNPILTKDDIPYPVATVHNAGATKYRDKYILLFRSHLHNGRCVIGLAESDDGYNFSVAQKPFMTPATRGVFREYEEYGVEDPRITFMGDEYLITYSAYSRHGVRIGLAKTVDFKDVERVSLITEADYRNVVIFPKKINGQYVRLDRPHSEISPWSIWISYSPDLRYWGNSKVIMKPLQYHWDEMKIGPGAPPIRTKKGWLSIYHGVFPTMDGCIYRLGAALHDLDDPSKIIGVGDKWILQPEEEYEVVGYVHNVVFTCGAVPEDDGTVKIYWGGADKVMCVGAAMLDDLVNLCINDSRPAL